A single genomic interval of Crocosphaera sp. UHCC 0190 harbors:
- a CDS encoding sulfotransferase family protein — protein MKIPIIYGYPRSGGTLVNRCLGSITGNLILSEVNPLGSVHPITEQAQQWLNLLKEDQLEGFTAQSYGKQIIFLATQAKESHHHLIIRDWTAANFIDNPTNDNILTPSLLLEQNLYLSHYGFTCLPIAIARGAADVYDSITRTFKHLNLSIEAFGENYLTYAQAVCDYPVFKYEEICQDPTTQIRLICETLEINYDPAFINKFHQFENCTGDNILKQSSRGGQLREIKLLPSNTESESYIIASNDENCRRADQLLGYE, from the coding sequence ATGAAAATTCCTATTATCTATGGTTATCCTCGTTCTGGGGGGACGTTAGTTAATCGATGTTTAGGGAGCATTACTGGCAATCTTATTTTATCGGAGGTTAATCCCTTGGGGTCAGTCCATCCGATTACGGAGCAAGCACAGCAATGGCTTAATTTGCTCAAAGAGGATCAGCTAGAGGGGTTTACGGCTCAATCTTATGGTAAACAAATAATCTTTTTGGCAACTCAAGCCAAAGAATCCCATCATCATTTGATTATTCGTGACTGGACAGCGGCCAACTTTATTGATAATCCAACTAACGATAACATACTAACACCGAGTTTATTGTTAGAACAAAATTTATATTTATCCCATTATGGATTTACTTGTTTACCAATAGCGATCGCCCGTGGTGCGGCGGATGTTTATGACTCGATTACTCGCACCTTTAAACACTTAAATCTTTCCATTGAAGCTTTTGGAGAAAACTATTTAACCTATGCTCAAGCGGTTTGTGATTATCCCGTTTTCAAGTATGAAGAAATATGTCAAGATCCCACTACTCAAATTCGTTTAATTTGTGAAACCCTTGAAATCAATTATGATCCCGCTTTTATCAATAAATTCCACCAGTTTGAAAACTGTACAGGGGATAATATTCTGAAGCAATCATCGAGGGGGGGACAACTGAGGGAGATTAAGTTACTTCCCAGTAATACAGAGTCTGAGTCATATATTATAGCGAGTAATGATGAAAACTGTCGGAGGGCAGATCAGTTATTGGGTTATGAATAA